Proteins encoded together in one Lachnospiraceae bacterium JLR.KK008 window:
- a CDS encoding U32 family peptidase, translating to MKKPELLMPAGSLEVLKTSVIYGADAVYIGGEAFGLRAKAKNFSPEEMAAGISFAHEHGAKVYVTANILAHNEDLRSAADYFEELKEIRPDALIISDPGMFLLARKICPEIEIHISTQANNTNYQTFLFWHQQGAKRVVSARELSLQEIREIRAHIPDELEIESFVHGAMCISYSGRCLLSNYFTGRDANQGACTHPCRWKYAVVEETRPGEYMPVYENDRGTYIFNSKDLCMIGHLPELIGAGIDSLKIEGRMKTALYAATVARAYRRAIDDLFISEEEYRSHLDWYLEEAAKCTHRHFTTGFYFGKPDENTQIYDSSTYINEYTYLGTVENVDDRGYAMIRQRNKFCTGEHMEIMKPDGRNIPVTAAHIFDETGMEVESAPHPQQVLYVDLAGEVQKHDLLRRKVSGS from the coding sequence ATGAAAAAACCGGAATTGTTAATGCCGGCCGGCAGCCTGGAAGTATTAAAAACATCTGTTATCTATGGCGCGGATGCGGTGTATATTGGCGGAGAGGCTTTTGGACTTCGGGCGAAAGCCAAAAACTTTTCTCCGGAGGAAATGGCGGCGGGAATTTCCTTTGCCCATGAGCATGGTGCGAAGGTGTATGTGACTGCCAATATCCTGGCACATAACGAGGATTTGAGGAGCGCGGCTGATTATTTTGAAGAATTAAAGGAGATCCGGCCGGACGCTCTGATTATCTCCGATCCGGGAATGTTTTTGCTTGCCAGGAAGATCTGTCCGGAGATTGAGATCCATATTTCCACACAGGCCAATAACACCAATTACCAGACCTTTCTGTTCTGGCATCAGCAGGGGGCGAAGCGGGTCGTATCGGCGAGAGAGCTTTCTCTGCAGGAGATCAGGGAGATCAGAGCGCATATACCGGACGAGCTGGAGATCGAGAGCTTTGTTCATGGGGCCATGTGCATCTCTTATTCCGGGAGGTGTCTGCTGAGCAATTATTTTACGGGACGGGATGCCAATCAGGGGGCGTGTACCCATCCGTGCCGCTGGAAATACGCAGTAGTGGAAGAGACGAGACCGGGGGAATATATGCCGGTCTACGAAAATGACCGGGGAACTTATATTTTCAATTCCAAAGATTTATGTATGATCGGACATTTGCCGGAGCTGATCGGCGCAGGGATCGACAGTCTGAAGATTGAGGGACGGATGAAGACGGCTTTGTATGCGGCTACGGTGGCGCGCGCCTATCGACGGGCGATCGATGATCTTTTTATCTCTGAGGAGGAATACCGTTCTCATCTGGACTGGTATCTGGAGGAAGCTGCTAAATGCACGCACCGCCATTTTACGACCGGTTTTTATTTCGGAAAACCGGATGAGAACACGCAGATCTATGATTCCAGCACTTATATCAATGAGTACACGTATCTGGGCACGGTTGAAAATGTGGACGACCGGGGCTATGCCATGATTCGCCAGCGCAATAAGTTCTGTACGGGAGAGCACATGGAGATTATGAAACCGGATGGCCGGAACATTCCGGTTACGGCGGCACATATCTTTGATGAGACCGGGATGGAAGTCGAGAGTGCGCCCCATCCGCAGCAGGTGTTGTATGTTGATCTGGCAGGGGAAGTGCAGAAGCATGATCTGCTGCGCAGAAAAGTGTCCGGATCATAG
- a CDS encoding O-methyltransferase encodes MTENERFVAYINSLEQENPPYLNTLECYARETGVPVIRRQMQSLLRVLVTLSRPAKILEVGTAIGFSALFMSEYAPEGCHITTIEKYEKRIPQARENFKKAGKESAITLLEGDAADILPELSGGYDLIFMDAAKGQYIHFLPDVLRLLRTGGLLVSDNVLQDGEIIESRFAVTRRNRTIHARMREYLYELKHHCALETVILTLGDGAAVSVKK; translated from the coding sequence ATGACGGAGAACGAAAGATTTGTAGCTTATATCAACTCTCTGGAGCAGGAAAATCCGCCATATTTGAATACGCTTGAATGTTATGCCAGGGAAACGGGGGTGCCAGTCATCCGCAGGCAGATGCAAAGCCTGCTTCGTGTCCTGGTCACTTTGAGCAGGCCGGCAAAGATTTTGGAGGTGGGGACTGCCATTGGGTTTTCTGCGCTTTTCATGAGCGAGTATGCGCCTGAAGGTTGTCACATCACGACGATTGAAAAATATGAGAAGAGAATCCCGCAGGCGAGGGAGAATTTTAAGAAAGCCGGGAAAGAGTCTGCGATTACCCTGCTGGAAGGGGACGCGGCAGACATTTTACCGGAGCTTTCCGGCGGTTATGACCTGATCTTTATGGATGCGGCGAAGGGACAGTATATTCATTTCCTGCCCGATGTGCTGCGTCTCCTGCGCACCGGCGGGCTCCTTGTCTCAGACAATGTACTGCAGGATGGGGAGATTATAGAGTCCCGGTTTGCGGTGACGAGACGTAACCGGACGATTCATGCGCGGATGAGAGAATATCTGTATGAATTGAAACATCACTGCGCGCTGGAGACCGTTATTCTGACACTGGGAGACGGAGCGGCGGTGAGTGTGAAGAAATGA
- a CDS encoding response regulator yields MLKILIADDEKIIRETIANLIDWKSLGLNLIGCVKNGMEAYNMILDEYPEIVLTDIRMPLLSGLDLIEKIYALNKNTQFIILSAYSEFEYAQKAMQFGVRHYLVKPCNENQIIHCLKEVIKDYYALCATSPDFQGTSLLNTQFQNSLIINLINSGLASFYTNSADFERELEDKSRYFASPSPSYDVAYLYFLEETNKTLAVQDVTAFRNQYFPRLALYTLYVKNTCIFLFNSAGIDCAPLDAYISHLCYPFQSTEMVYERKTFDSFSSALCEIIRKVRRFDTVYYTNSTNFITINNYKNVLQDVLELTTHIHGPSQEKMAASFSLLCDLLSSITDAEFLKQISSSVIITFVHSHPTFTAVSAAELLLQIDKLEDCGQICNILIPKLQLLVDEYTSSGSTGALSKKVQQYVEENISASDLSLKWIAENYLYMNVDYLSKKFFKETGQKFSRYLTDVRIKKAKELLSDTEVDKIQNVARQVGLENNPQYFSQIFKKSTGMTPSQYIRVMQGHNEED; encoded by the coding sequence ATGTTAAAAATACTGATTGCTGATGATGAAAAAATCATACGGGAAACGATCGCCAATCTGATCGACTGGAAAAGCCTTGGGCTGAATCTGATCGGTTGCGTGAAGAACGGCATGGAAGCCTACAATATGATTTTGGATGAGTATCCGGAGATTGTATTGACTGACATCAGAATGCCCCTTCTGTCCGGTCTTGATCTGATCGAAAAGATATACGCTCTCAATAAAAACACACAGTTTATCATTCTGTCCGCATACAGCGAATTTGAATACGCGCAGAAAGCCATGCAATTCGGAGTCAGACATTATCTCGTAAAACCGTGCAACGAAAACCAGATCATCCACTGTCTGAAAGAAGTGATCAAAGATTACTATGCGCTCTGTGCCACTTCCCCTGACTTTCAGGGAACCTCACTGTTAAATACACAGTTCCAGAACAGTCTGATCATCAACCTGATCAACAGCGGTCTGGCCTCTTTTTATACAAACTCGGCGGATTTTGAGAGAGAGCTGGAAGACAAAAGCCGTTACTTTGCCTCACCCTCTCCTTCCTACGACGTAGCCTACCTTTACTTTCTGGAGGAGACAAACAAGACACTGGCAGTGCAGGATGTCACCGCCTTCCGCAATCAATATTTTCCGCGGCTCGCGCTCTATACCCTGTATGTCAAAAATACCTGTATCTTTTTATTTAATTCCGCCGGCATCGACTGCGCTCCTCTGGACGCTTATATCTCCCATCTATGCTATCCATTTCAGTCCACGGAAATGGTCTATGAGCGAAAGACATTTGACAGTTTTTCGTCGGCCTTGTGTGAAATCATCCGCAAGGTGCGAAGATTCGATACGGTCTATTACACAAACAGTACAAACTTTATAACGATCAACAATTATAAAAATGTACTTCAGGATGTGCTGGAACTGACCACTCATATCCATGGTCCCAGCCAGGAGAAGATGGCCGCATCCTTTTCCCTGCTGTGCGATCTTTTGAGCAGTATCACGGACGCGGAGTTTCTGAAACAAATTTCTTCCTCCGTCATTATAACCTTTGTTCACAGCCATCCTACCTTTACCGCCGTCTCAGCGGCGGAGCTGTTACTGCAGATCGACAAACTGGAAGACTGCGGTCAGATCTGCAACATTCTCATTCCAAAGCTGCAGCTGCTCGTGGATGAATACACTTCATCCGGGTCGACCGGCGCTCTGAGTAAAAAGGTGCAGCAATACGTGGAAGAAAATATTTCCGCCTCCGATCTTTCTTTGAAATGGATCGCGGAAAACTACCTCTACATGAATGTGGATTATCTGAGCAAGAAATTTTTTAAAGAAACCGGGCAGAAGTTCTCCCGCTATCTGACAGATGTGCGCATCAAAAAAGCAAAGGAACTGCTCAGCGATACGGAAGTGGACAAGATCCAGAATGTGGCCAGACAGGTCGGATTGGAAAACAATCCCCAGTATTTCAGCCAGATCTTCAAAAAAAGCACAGGCATGACACCGAGCCAGTATATCCGTGTCATGCAGGGACATAACGAAGAGGATTGA
- a CDS encoding YlbF family regulator, which translates to MKDTEKIIQEFIGRLKQTEEYKLYVKNRTRVREYPGLQEEINEYRRKNYLLQKSDDEELFDRIDEFEREYEQLRENPVVEEYLQAELAVCRMIQEINMQIADAIDLDIYLDL; encoded by the coding sequence ATGAAAGATACGGAGAAGATCATACAGGAATTCATAGGCCGCCTGAAGCAGACGGAAGAGTATAAACTGTATGTGAAAAATCGTACCAGAGTACGGGAATATCCCGGACTTCAGGAAGAAATCAACGAATATCGCAGGAAAAATTATCTGTTACAAAAGTCGGATGACGAGGAATTGTTTGACCGGATCGACGAATTCGAAAGAGAGTATGAACAGCTGCGTGAGAATCCCGTGGTAGAGGAATATCTGCAGGCGGAACTTGCAGTGTGCAGGATGATTCAGGAAATCAATATGCAGATCGCAGACGCTATTGATCTGGATATTTATCTGGATCTGTAA
- a CDS encoding glutamine synthetase III, with the protein MEKILNVEEVFGENVFTMGKMKERLPKSVYKAVKKVVDHGGELSLADADVVAKAMKEWAVERGATHYTHWFQPLTGITAEKHDSFVTQADEDGRMLMEFSGKELIKGEPDASSFPSGGLRATFEARGYTAWDITSPAFLKKSGAGVTLCIPTAFCSYTGEALDKKTPLLRSMEAVSGQALRIVRLFGNTTATKVVASVGPEQEYFLVDKDKYLQRKDLIFAGRTLFGAPAPKGQEMEDHYFGVIRERIGAYMKDLNEELWKLGVTAKTQHNEVAPGQHELATIYETANMAVDHNQVVMEAMKRVAIHHDLRCLLHEKPFAGVNGSGKHNNWSLGTDDGMNLLEPGETPNENIQFLLVLACILKAVDTHADLLRQSASDVGNDHRLGANEAPPAIISVFLGEQLEDVVRQLVETGEAVSCKEGGKLETGVSTLPDLEKDATDRNRTSPFAFTGNKFEFRMVGSADSIASPNTTLNAIVAEAFCEAADVLEQAQDLERAIHDLIKQYLTEHQRIIFNGNGYADEWIAEARKRGLPNIKSMIEAVETLTTDKAVRLFEKFGIFTRAELESREEILYETYAKTINIEALTMIDMASKQILPAVVSYTKILADTVLAVKAAGADASVQTELLQEASGLLTEAKKALETLKVADAKAASMHEGKEQAFYYKDVVKEAMEALRKPVDALEMIVDKEIWPIPSYGDLMFEV; encoded by the coding sequence ATGGAAAAAATTTTGAATGTGGAAGAAGTTTTTGGTGAAAATGTATTTACGATGGGAAAAATGAAAGAGCGGCTTCCGAAAAGCGTCTATAAGGCGGTGAAAAAGGTTGTGGACCACGGCGGCGAGCTTTCTCTGGCAGATGCCGATGTGGTGGCAAAAGCTATGAAAGAGTGGGCTGTGGAAAGGGGAGCGACACACTATACCCATTGGTTCCAGCCGCTGACCGGTATCACGGCGGAAAAGCATGACTCTTTCGTGACGCAGGCAGATGAAGACGGCAGAATGCTGATGGAATTCTCAGGGAAAGAGCTGATCAAAGGAGAGCCGGACGCTTCTTCCTTTCCTTCCGGAGGATTGCGCGCCACTTTTGAAGCGAGGGGATATACGGCATGGGACATTACTTCTCCTGCTTTCCTGAAAAAATCGGGAGCAGGTGTTACGCTCTGCATCCCTACGGCGTTTTGCTCTTACACGGGCGAAGCGCTTGACAAAAAGACGCCGCTGCTTCGTTCCATGGAAGCGGTCAGCGGGCAGGCGCTGCGTATCGTGAGGTTGTTCGGGAATACGACGGCCACGAAGGTAGTGGCATCGGTGGGACCGGAACAGGAGTATTTTCTTGTCGATAAGGATAAATATTTACAGCGGAAAGATCTTATCTTTGCCGGACGGACACTTTTCGGGGCGCCGGCGCCCAAAGGGCAGGAGATGGAAGATCATTATTTCGGCGTCATCAGAGAACGTATCGGCGCTTATATGAAAGACCTGAACGAAGAGCTGTGGAAGCTGGGTGTCACTGCCAAGACACAACATAATGAAGTGGCGCCGGGGCAGCATGAACTGGCGACAATTTATGAGACAGCTAACATGGCGGTAGATCACAACCAGGTCGTCATGGAGGCGATGAAACGTGTGGCGATTCATCATGACCTTCGCTGTCTCCTCCATGAGAAACCGTTTGCCGGGGTAAACGGTTCCGGTAAACACAATAACTGGTCGCTCGGAACGGACGACGGTATGAATCTGCTGGAGCCGGGCGAGACACCGAATGAGAACATTCAGTTTCTCCTTGTACTGGCCTGCATCCTCAAAGCTGTCGATACTCATGCGGACCTGCTTCGGCAGAGCGCATCCGATGTGGGGAATGATCACAGACTGGGAGCGAATGAAGCGCCGCCGGCGATTATCTCCGTATTTTTGGGAGAACAGCTGGAAGATGTGGTGAGACAGCTTGTGGAAACCGGAGAGGCTGTCTCCTGTAAGGAGGGCGGCAAGCTGGAGACAGGGGTATCGACACTGCCTGATCTTGAAAAGGATGCCACAGACCGCAACAGAACATCACCGTTCGCTTTTACGGGCAACAAATTTGAGTTCCGTATGGTTGGCTCCGCCGATTCGATCGCGAGTCCCAATACAACGCTAAATGCGATCGTAGCCGAGGCGTTCTGCGAGGCTGCGGATGTGCTGGAGCAGGCGCAGGACCTTGAACGTGCGATCCACGATCTGATCAAACAATATCTGACAGAGCATCAGAGAATTATTTTTAATGGCAATGGTTATGCTGACGAATGGATCGCTGAGGCCAGGAAACGGGGACTTCCGAATATCAAATCGATGATCGAGGCGGTAGAAACGCTGACGACGGATAAAGCGGTCCGGCTGTTCGAAAAATTTGGTATTTTTACAAGAGCCGAACTGGAGTCCCGGGAAGAGATTCTCTATGAGACCTATGCAAAGACGATCAATATTGAGGCGTTGACGATGATCGACATGGCCTCCAAGCAAATATTGCCTGCAGTTGTCAGCTATACAAAGATATTGGCGGATACGGTGCTGGCAGTAAAAGCGGCCGGCGCAGACGCCTCGGTGCAGACGGAACTGCTGCAGGAGGCATCCGGTCTGCTCACAGAGGCCAAAAAAGCCTTGGAAACGCTAAAAGTGGCAGATGCAAAGGCAGCGTCGATGCACGAGGGCAAAGAACAGGCATTTTATTATAAGGATGTGGTCAAGGAAGCGATGGAAGCGCTGCGCAAGCCGGTAGATGCTCTGGAGATGATCGTAGACAAAGAGATCTGGCCGATCCCGTCCTATGGCGATCTGATGTTTGAGGTGTAA
- a CDS encoding endolytic transglycosylase MltG: MNGKQIVGAVVGTVTKVVVAAVVLMFIYRYSIMAYDYGYRIFGEEAMEAEPGRTISVEIAESDSVEDIGQMLEQKGLIRDAKLFVIQEKLSGLENGLGIGTFELNTAMTVDEMLEVMAAPEEETASEE; encoded by the coding sequence ATGAACGGAAAACAGATCGTAGGCGCCGTTGTGGGGACGGTGACGAAAGTAGTCGTGGCAGCAGTCGTGCTCATGTTTATTTACCGTTATTCGATTATGGCATATGACTATGGGTATCGGATATTCGGTGAGGAAGCGATGGAAGCAGAACCGGGGAGAACGATCAGTGTGGAGATTGCGGAGAGCGACAGCGTGGAGGACATCGGCCAGATGCTGGAGCAGAAAGGTCTGATCCGTGATGCGAAGCTCTTTGTCATTCAGGAGAAACTGTCCGGACTGGAAAATGGGCTGGGAATCGGTACGTTTGAACTGAACACTGCCATGACGGTGGACGAGATGTTGGAGGTCATGGCGGCTCCGGAAGAAGAGACTGCTTCGGAGGAGTGA